In the Populus trichocarpa isolate Nisqually-1 chromosome 1, P.trichocarpa_v4.1, whole genome shotgun sequence genome, TTAAGATATAAATCAAGAGATTCTACAAACCAAGTTTTATAGGAAATCAACTAAACATAAGGTATGATTCGTATTCAAATTAGATCAAAAAGATGTTTTTGCTATTCcaattaattttcttagttaattttaggttttgtttacttttactatgttatgtttttccagattattaaatttcaaactAATCAGGAGAATATTCTGGAGTCTGGACAAAGAAATAGGTATATAATAATCAAACAAGATGACAACAACCATATAAAATGCAGcaataagattaatttaattgcAGTATAAGCCACTGTttcggtaattaatttaatttggtaCCAATGGATGGAAAGACTTGCTTCTCAAGTTTTGGACAGAAAGATCCCTTTTGACCGTTAAGTAAAAtatggaggaggaagaagaagaaggtacaTGGACTTGGGCCCCAAGCTAGCTTGCAAGGCTGGTGGCTTTAGGTCACCGGTGGTTTTGGCTGGCTAGACTCCATCAAAGCTGAATTCATGAAAGTACTGTTTCCTTAAACTGGTCTCCCATCAAATGttgttttgtgaagaaaatcGACAGATCTAGATGATaccaaattattttcttattgcaAGTGTCCTCAAGATATCATTTTCTATACAAGTCTTTGATTTCCATTTAATTTAGTGATCGTAATCCCACaatattacttttcaaaaatacttttgatattaatatattaaaattaaaaaaatattaaattgatattttttttaaaatgtactcTTAAAacagacaaaaataaataaattaaaagctgCTGCATTCCTGAACCATCATACCTTACTCTCGGGCCACGAGCTACTCTATGTTCTTTAGATGtagacttttttgtttttattatttcaaattgcctttatcaaattaaatctaaattctCGTTCACACTAGTGGAGAATATTCTCGGATACGAGTTTCATGAGATTTTTGTGCTCCTAACGCATTTGACCACACGCTCGTTTTTACAATTCGATGGCGGTTCCATTGAGCCgaagcttaattttttattcaaaaaaaaaaaaaatctaattcaaacctcttatttataataataaaaaaactattcagcTTTGTATTTTACGTAACGTCATTAACAATccgttacattttttttaaaggttgttttagacagtggtataaaatattttttaaaatatatttttatttaatatatctgGACTTAAAAATGTACAATTTCTATAGGAGATCAAACGCCCTCTCATTTTTATAGTGATAGTCAATTTAGTGAACGGCAAGattgaatttatgatattaaaaaaagatttcttttattttttcagtagtaatgaattatcaaattaatttacttttaatcttaaaataattttaatagtaCATGTCCACGTAACTAGTTGTTTGAAGCTAATGTTGTCggatttggataaaaaaaaagttgctcaTGACTCAGTGCTCCAATGGTAACCAGCCATCTATATCACTGGACCCCACATTTGATAGTAATGGGTCACTCTCACATAATTGGACAGGGCTCACATATATATGCACGTGGTCCCGAGTCCCAATTCCCTATTGGACAGAGTTGACGGAGGGTTTACagaaagaaagcaaagcaaGGCAATTTTGACCAAACCGGTTATAACCGGTAAAGCATAAATATCAACCATCACAACATGGCAATCCTCAAACTCCGTCTCTCTTCACTTTATAAAATTGCCGATTTCCATGAAGGTTCCTTTGACGACGGTGAGTGCAATAAACCAagatttcctttcctttctcttctcgCATCTCTGCTTATATAAACACAAACCCACCACCTGATCACTTGAATTCCGAGAACCCTTTTCTCCTCTTCCTTCCTTCCCCAGGTGTCTCTTCGTTCCAAGGTACATGCACTACTAATCAAGTCTTCCTTTTACTAGTTACGCGGGTTCCACTCGTGGCTACTTTTACCTTTCGTTTTATCAATTCGCTCCCTTGCAAATTTTATGGATATCTAAGGTGAAATAATCTTTCTTGCTTGCTTTAGCTTCTTTAATCATTTGATATCTGTATCTTTTCGTGAGTGTTTTAGCTTTACTTGATCAGTTTCCATTTGCTATTTTCTTGAGTTCGTGTAGGCTAATGCTTTAAGTAGAAATTAAGGACTTTTAAGTTTAGACCTGAACTTTGTAGGtttgaccttttcttttttgtttgtaggATTTTGAGGGATAGATAGACAGGTGATCATGGATCAAAATTACACAGGACTCCATGATCGTTTCCAAAATGATTCCAAATTTGATGAAACGATCATGCTCCCAAATTCAGAACAATACCCAAATATCGAGCACGGACTTGAATTCAATATCCCTTCTCCTGATCTTAGCTTCATGAATCTTCCTTTCGACCCCCCTGATACAGATCCTGATCGTTTTGGTCTATCCTTTAACTCGAGTCCAGGGGTAGAGTCATTTGTCCCCTCGATGAGCTTGAGCCCGGATGGAGAGGCCCTTGATCCCTCATCGGCTTGGAGTCCCGAGGCAGAAGCCTCCTCTCCTTCTGAGGATAGTGATTCCTCTGACCCGCTTCTCAAGTACATAAGCCAGATGCTTATGGAAGAGAACATGGAGGATCAGCCACACATGTTTCATGATCACTTCGCTCTAAGCACCACTGAGAAGTCATTGTATGATGTACTAGGTGAGCAGTATCCTTCCTCACTCGATTCGCCCGAGTCTTATGTCAACCTTGAGAGCCCTGACAGTATTTTTTTGGCAAGTGGAAGTAATTGTGGTGATAATACCAGCAAGAGCACAAGCACAGGCACTACCAGTGGTACTATTGATTCTGCTAAAGAAACTCAGTGGGTTGGTGGTGATGTGGGAGGGATGAATCCATCTTTTTCTAGAACCCCTCTTCCCGATGATAACCATCTCCATTCCAATTTTCAGCCCAATGTGCAATTTACAGGGAATCCGTCAAATGGTTTCACTGACACAGGGGATGGCCTTATGGGTTCTTCTGCAGGTGAGATGGTGCAGAATATGTTTAGCGATGCGGAATCTGTGTTGCAGTTCAAGAGAGGGTTAGAGGAAGCAAGCAAGTTCCTTCCTATTGCCAGTCAACTGGTAATTGATTTGGAGACAAATGCAGTTTCCTCAAGGCAAAAGGAAGATGCTCCTATAGTGGTGGTGAAGGAGGAGAATTCTGAGAGGGATAGCTCGCCTGATGGGTCGAGGGGTAGGAAGAATCATGAGCGAGAGGATCCAGATTTAGAAGAAGGAAGGCGTAATAAGCAGTCTGCGGTGCATGTGGAAGAGAGTGAGCTATCGGAGATGTTTGATAAGGTATTGCTTTGGACTGGGGGACAATGCTGTGGCGATGATGCTGTTCAGGATGTAGCAAGCAAGAACTCGCAGCCAGATGAACAATCAAATGGATCCAGTGGTGGGAAAACCCGTGCTAAAAGGCAGAACAAAAAGAAGGAAACCGTGGATCTGAGGACTCTCCTGATCCTCTGTGCACAAGCTGTCTCTGCCAATGATTTCAGGACTGCTAATGAGCTACTGAAACAGATTAGGCAGCACTCTTCACAATTTGGTGATGGGACACAGAGGTTGGCTCATTTCTTCGCCAATGGTCTTGAGGCACGCTTGGCTGGCAGTGGCGACGGAACCCGAAGTTTTTTCACCCATCTTGCTTCAAAGAGGACAACAGCTGCTGATATGCTGAAAGCTTACAAAACCAATCTTCAAGCCTGCCCCTTtaagaaattttcaattttctttgcaaTCAGCATGATTTTGCAAGCTGCTGAGAAAGCAAGTACTCTCCATATAGTAGATTTTGGTGTCCTCTATGGTTTTCAATGGCCAATTCTTATCCAGCAACTCTCTCTCCTCCCTAATGGCCCTCCAAAGCTACGCCTTACAGGAATAGAGCTGCCCCAA is a window encoding:
- the LOC7485697 gene encoding scarecrow-like protein 33; this translates as MDQNYTGLHDRFQNDSKFDETIMLPNSEQYPNIEHGLEFNIPSPDLSFMNLPFDPPDTDPDRFGLSFNSSPGVESFVPSMSLSPDGEALDPSSAWSPEAEASSPSEDSDSSDPLLKYISQMLMEENMEDQPHMFHDHFALSTTEKSLYDVLGEQYPSSLDSPESYVNLESPDSIFLASGSNCGDNTSKSTSTGTTSGTIDSAKETQWVGGDVGGMNPSFSRTPLPDDNHLHSNFQPNVQFTGNPSNGFTDTGDGLMGSSAGEMVQNMFSDAESVLQFKRGLEEASKFLPIASQLVIDLETNAVSSRQKEDAPIVVVKEENSERDSSPDGSRGRKNHEREDPDLEEGRRNKQSAVHVEESELSEMFDKVLLWTGGQCCGDDAVQDVASKNSQPDEQSNGSSGGKTRAKRQNKKKETVDLRTLLILCAQAVSANDFRTANELLKQIRQHSSQFGDGTQRLAHFFANGLEARLAGSGDGTRSFFTHLASKRTTAADMLKAYKTNLQACPFKKFSIFFAISMILQAAEKASTLHIVDFGVLYGFQWPILIQQLSLLPNGPPKLRLTGIELPQHGFRPSERIEETGRRLAKYCERFKVPFEYNPIAAQNWERIPIEDLKINRNEVLAVHCQCRFKNLFDETVEVDCPKNAILNLIRKMNPDIFVHTIINGSYNAPFFLTRFREALFHFSSLFDMFDSTLPREDQARIMFEGELYGRDAMNVVACEGQERVERPETYKQWQARTVRAGFKTLPLEQKLMTKFRGKLKTYYHKDFVIDEDNDWMLQGWKGRIIYASSCWVPA